The DNA segment TTTTCAATCCGTACGGCAAGCCGCTGATGAAGCGGGCCTCAGCCGCTTTTATGGGGGCATCCATTACAGGCGCTCTATAGAAGTAGCCAGAGACCAGGGCATCCGGCTTGGCAATTATGTAATGACCAAACTGCAAACCGACAAGCAGCAAACCAAACTTGCTGCCCAATAACAACCAATAACACCTGTAAATTTTTAACACACTGCGTATGAGAAAGTTTCTTGCCATTTTGATGATCGTATTGATGATTGCTCCTGAGCGTACGAATGCACAAGGCTGCGTAGCCATTCGCAGCACCGGAGCTATGTGTATGAAGCCGGATGCTACTGCTGATGCCCACAAAGGATGGCAGCTCAATACCTCTTACCGTTACTTCCGGTCATTCCGCCACTTTGTAGGAACAGAAGAGCAAAAAGAAAGATTGGAGCATAATACCGAGGTGATCAACTGGCAGCATAGCCTGGACCTGGCACTGGTGCGTCATTTCAACAGCCGCTGGTCATTGGCCATGAACATGCCCATCATTTCCAATGTACGCTCCTCACTGTATGAGCATGGTGGTAATAATGCCGGCAAAAATGCCCGCAATAAAACACGTTCTTTTGGAGTAGGGGATATCCGGTTCACCGGTTATTACTGGCTGCTTGATCCCGCCAAATCGCGTAAGGGGAATATACAGGTGGGACTTGGTATTAAACTGCCCACCGGTGATTATAAATACCAGGATTTCTTTGTGAAGAATGATAGTACAAAGATATTGGGACCGGTAGACCAGTCCATACAATTGGGCGACGGTGGTACCGGGTTCACCACAGAAGTCAATGCCTACTATAATTTTTCAGAGAACATCGGTGTGTATGGCAACTTCTATTACCTCTTCAATCCCAGGGAACAGAATGGGGTATCTACCGCCCGCGGTGGCACACCCTCGGCTACTGCCATCACTTACGGCAGCAGCGTGATGAGCGTTCCCGATCAATACATGGCCAGGGCCGGCGTCATTGCATCACTGGATGGGATCAGCTTTTCGGCCGGCGCACGCATGGAATGTGTTCCCTCAACAGACCTGATCGGTGGCAGCAGCGGCTTCAGAAGGCCGGGATATGTGCTCTCTGTAGAACCAGGCCTCGCTTATCAATTTAAAAAATTCGGCGCCTTTGCTACCGTACCCATAGCCCTGAAACGCGACCGCACCCAAAGTTATGCCGACAAACAAAGAACAAGGATAACCGGCGTGTATGCACAGGGGGATGCCGCCTTTGCCGATTACTCTATTAACATAGGATGTTCTTTCAAGCTGTAAGTATTACAGCCAACCATTACTTAACTGCTTAAACCATTGTATGAACTGCCTGAACTATTACAAGCGCATCTGTATCATTGTTGGCTGCCTGGCATTGCTATATACGCCGGCCAGGTCGCAAACGGATATAGATGGGATCATGATGACGAAAAATAATTTCTGTACCGGCCTTATGTATGGGTACAGTAGCTGGACAGATTATTGGGAAGGTACTTTGAAACGGGATAATGAAAACCTCGGCAGGGTAT comes from the Paraflavitalea devenefica genome and includes:
- a CDS encoding transporter yields the protein MRKFLAILMIVLMIAPERTNAQGCVAIRSTGAMCMKPDATADAHKGWQLNTSYRYFRSFRHFVGTEEQKERLEHNTEVINWQHSLDLALVRHFNSRWSLAMNMPIISNVRSSLYEHGGNNAGKNARNKTRSFGVGDIRFTGYYWLLDPAKSRKGNIQVGLGIKLPTGDYKYQDFFVKNDSTKILGPVDQSIQLGDGGTGFTTEVNAYYNFSENIGVYGNFYYLFNPREQNGVSTARGGTPSATAITYGSSVMSVPDQYMARAGVIASLDGISFSAGARMECVPSTDLIGGSSGFRRPGYVLSVEPGLAYQFKKFGAFATVPIALKRDRTQSYADKQRTRITGVYAQGDAAFADYSINIGCSFKL